Below is a window of Prionailurus viverrinus isolate Anna chromosome A1, UM_Priviv_1.0, whole genome shotgun sequence DNA.
gtttccgattctgtgtctccctctctctctgcccctcccccgttcatgctctgtctctctctgtcccaaaaataaataaacgttgaaaaaaaaaatttaaagtagggAGAATGTAGGTAGAATGTGATGTTGCTCTTCAAATACTGAAAACATATCTGCAGACTCAGTATGTGAGTAGGAATTAAGTTCCTAACTAAGTTCTGGGTTATGAGTATACACACACAGGGTTATTCCCTTGTGTAAGTGAAGTCTGGGGATGGAGAGTCCAGGgctagagcaacccttccacaaaGTCATTGAGGACTATGACTCTAATATCTTGACCGAATGATTATTTCCATCTTAAGGATCACCTCATGGTAAATCACGGGAACTCCTGCAGTCACATCCCTATTCCAGACAGCAAGAAGATGATGAGTATGGTGTGGGGGAAAGCCACaccttctttcttttaagaaaccCTCTCAGAATTTGCACTGACATTTTTTTGGCAGCTTAGTCTTATGGCCACACCTGGCTGCCATGGAGGCAGAATAAAAGCAGTAGGTAGCAATAGGAGGCTTAAAAAGGACAAATTTtactaaatatagagaagaattTCCTAATAGTTTTGTGTGCCCCAAATTGAATGGGCTTTTTTAGAGATACCAATGTAACTGTTGTTGAACATTcaaaaacaaactagaaaattGCCTATCAGGGATGTTTTAGGGAGAGACATGATAGGTACAGTTCCTTCTGATACGATGTGCCAGGATTATTTCAATATATGTGTGCACAGGCCATACTGAGTTTTAGTTTAACTTTTCTTATGAGAGATTTtgataaaattagatttttactTACTACATctcaataataacaaataatccttAAAGTAAATACTACACAAgtcttgttttcatgtttttcagaagccagcattttcttttaatggaaaGCACTAGTGAAATAGTATTCTGTGGACACATAATGACCCCACACACTTAGCAATCTTTCTGATGCTTGAAGTTTTATGCCTTATgaattttcttactgatttgtttGCTATAGGAAGTATTGATCAATTGATTAAAGCAGATTTCATTCAATATAGCTATAGGACAGATACATTTGTATCACAAGATACAAGATATAAGATTTGTAACACATGAAATGTATAGTATCTTTCATTTTGTggtggatttttattttcctttggtatTTGAATTGTGtgaatttctttagaaaatattaagatattaatGTGGTAGGTGTTTTGGATTTGTATTCACAATTGTATAATTAAGAGATCTAACATATTAAAGTTAtgagttttgtaattttaaacGATACTACCCTGTCTGCACCATAAGTCTGTGGGAGGTAGACTGAAAACACTCTACTAGTATGTCTAGGCCTGTGCTCATTCTCACTGACACAGATAAGATTGAGAAGTTAGACACAATAGTTATTGGATGCCTACTCCATtagaaacagaaggagaaaatctATTGCTTGCCAGATTAGAAAAATGtcatataaaaaagaaactctgGCTCTAGTATCCTCTTGTGTCCCCATATGTGTGTATCTAATCTCAGCTGGTCCACCTGAGAATCCCCCCTGCACCCCGAGTGCAAACATCCCCTGCACGTGGTCCCATTTCTGTTCCAACAAGATGAAAGAAGCTGTCATGAAGTAGAAGAAACTCACTGAACTGCAAGCACAAGTGTGCATTGGTGGGAAGGGAACTGTTCACGCAAAGAAGGTGGCTCCTAGAACAGCTACagcagatgataaaaaaaaaaaaaaattcagttctccGTAAAGAAGTTGGGGGTAAACAATATCTCTGGTATTGAAGAAGTGAATATGttcacaaaccaaggaacagGGGTCCACTTTAAGAACCCTAAGGTTCAGGCATCCCTGGCAGCGAAAACTTTCACCATTACAGGTCACGCTGAGACAAAGCAGCTGACAGAAATGCTACCCAGTTTCTTGAACCAACTTGGTGCAGACGGTCTGACTAGTTTAAGACTGGCTGAAGCTCTGCCCACACAGTGTGTGGATGGAAAGGTACCGCTTGCTACCGGAGAGGAGGGCGATGATGACGTTCCAGATCTTGTGGAAAACCTGGATGAAGCTTCAAAGAATGAAGCAAATGAATAGAGGCACCTtctgaagaagataaaatttgAAGGAGTTACTGGGAGCTATTTTATATTAtgactgctttttaaaactattgTTCATGGATCTGATAAAATCTAGATCTCTAATATTTTTAAGCCCAAGTCTCTTGGACACTGCAgctcttttcagtttttgcttataCACAATTCATTCTTTGCAGCTAATTAAGCTGAAGAAGCCTGAGAATAAAGTTTGAAACAAGGTTAGTAAAGTTCTCTgcctagcaaaaaaaaaaaaaaaaaaaaaaaaaagaaagaaagaaagaaaagaaaagaaaagaaaagaaaagaaaagaaaacaagaaagaaactgTTTCCAAGATTCCAAACAGGTAAATCAAATGTTGTTAACAGTACTCTGGTAGACATTGTTAGATTGTGGTCTTTTAGAGACTTAAATGGATTTTCCAGAATATAAACACACTGCCCACACTTGGCCTATCTATACATATTTTCAAGGCATAGTTTTGATTATTTATATCTGTGTCTGTATCTGTACCTATTCATTTTAGTTATAGTGAATAATTTTGGAAAGCATTTTGCTTCAACCTAGCGTTCATATGGTTCAAGGCATAGAAGGACAGGGTTGCGGGGAGCTCTTAGGGAGACGGTCCTCCACAGTGCCTAACTGATGCCCTTTCATGATATGTGTTAGATGGTGTACAGCTCAGCTCTGCTTCAGGAAAGCAACTATTGGATCCCAGCTGTTTGGTCCTCCTGTTTCTTGGCTTCTAGGCCTTATCTCACGCTCAATTTGAAAACTTTTCATTTGAAGGATCCTAATTTGATCCCCAGATGAAATCCTTAACTCATATGATAGGCACTGTGTTGAACTGACTTGCGCCATGCCTTCTAAAGATCATGACTTGTTTTGCAGGGagaaagattaaattaaaatggaGGAGTTGATTACTTTTGCcactttccttgtttcttcccaACTCCTCCCAAAGAAAAAAGGACGGAGCTTTTCCACCACTTGTTTTTTCTAAAAGCTTGCACAAATAACTAACTCATCAGGCCTCAAGTTCTTTATCTGTAGACAAGGATAATAATATCTGTTATGTAAGGATTATGGCAATTAAATTTAGTAAACATCTTCTGAGCTCTTTCTGTATCCTTGGTCTAGTAAATGGTAACATAATTTCTTTGTAAACCTTTTAGCACAGTATCTGGTACATGGAGATCAACAAGTATGATTCCCTTTGCATTCTAAAATGAGGTCCTAATATAACAGGGACCCCATTGAGTCCATAGTCCCAGCCCTGATCCCATGAACCTCTCAGTTTATCTATCGCATGCTGTGTTTAGGGGATTGGGATTGAGTCTTACATAAATGTGcctgcccctttctttttctttttctaccacaTATCTGTGGCTTGTTAATAGGTCCGTTCCTCAGCTTGTCTCTCTTGTCCTGCTTCCCTCCTAAAAGATTCATCTTTCTTTTAGACATCCATACTAAACTACAGTGCATGTATGTATGCCTGGGGTGGACTTCAATGACTCCCCAATTGCTTCTGCCTACaggttttagtttgttttgtttaaagctCAATGAGTGTTCATCACAAAGTGATGATACCTATGTATCCAATACccagataaagaaacagaacacagGACCCCCCTCTTGACACTTTCAGTCACTACTTGCTGTCTAATCGTTACACTAATCTGACTTCTACACTAGACTCATTTtgcctcttttgtttgtttgtttgtttgttcttctaaggattttatttttacatagtctctacacccaacatgggacctaaacttacaactctgaggtcatgagtctcatgctccactgactgagacagcctGGTGcccttgtctcttttttct
It encodes the following:
- the LOC125167741 gene encoding transcription factor BTF3-like; protein product: MFTNQGTGVHFKNPKVQASLAAKTFTITGHAETKQLTEMLPSFLNQLGADGLTSLRLAEALPTQCVDGKVPLATGEEGDDDVPDLVENLDEASKNEANE